The sequence TCGGTGATCCCGTTGGCCTCCGCCAGGGCCTGCGGGTCGACGTTGAGTTGCACCGCGATGCCGTAGAGTGTGTCGCCGGGTTGGACCACGTAGGTGTTGCTCGTCGCTTGTTCGTCCGGCGCATCCTCCGCGCCCTGATCCGCCGGGGTCGGCGTGACGGGCGGCGGGCCGGGGGTCGGTGTCACAATCTTCAGCATCGGGATCGACGTGGGCGATGCGATCACCGTGGGCGTCTCCGTCGTGTCCGTGCCGCGTGGGAGACAACCGGTCAACAGCGCCGCGGCGATGGCGACGAGCGGCACGAGAGCACGCAAGCGGCGGGCCGCCCCTGGCCCGGGCGGTTTCAGTGCGAGTCCCATCGGTGTCGTTCACTCCTCCGGTCCGAACAGGCGGCGCTGCAGGTCCCGCACCTCGTTGCGCCGCTCCCGCTCGGTGCGTCGATCCAGCCGGAAGCGGGCCCGCAGGACCGAGCCGTCCCGGGTCCCATCAGGTAGACGTTCGAGCGGCACCACCAGTTTCTGCCCGTCGTCGAAGACGAGCACCGCGAGCCGTTCGCCGGATGCTCCCTCTTCGATCTCGTCCACGGTCGCGATCAGGTCGTCCTGGCGGTCGGGGCTCACGGCGTCCCCTCCTGACCTTCGAGCTGAATCTGCGTCCCGTCCGAGACAAAGACGACTGTGCCGTCGACATCGGTACGGTAGACGGTCATCCCTGCCTCGCGCAGGCGCTGCATCGTCTCGCGGTGCGGGTGGCCGTAGGAGTTGTCCGCGCCGGCTGAGATGACGGCGGTTCGGGCGCCGACAGCATCGAGGAACGGCATGGTGGACGACGAGTTGCTGCCGTGGTGGGCCACCTGGAGGAGGTCGGCGCGCAGTGCCGACGGGTCGAGCGCGAGCAGCTCCTCTTCCGCCTCCTCCTCGATGTCGCCCGTCAGCAGGATGCGCACGTCGCCGTCGATCACCCGCAGGACGACGCTGTTGTTGTTGTCGTGCACCTCGCCGTCGGAGTCGGTGATGAACGGTGGTTCAGGCCACAGAACCTCGACGCGTGTGCGTTCGCCCAGCTCGAACGCGTCGCCGCGGCGGGCCCGCTGTGCCGGGATGCCCTTCTCCTCGACGACCTGCAGCCCGCGTAGGTAGGCGCGGTTGGTGTTCTCGATGGCCGGGTCGAGATATGTGCCGACCGGGATGCGTCTCAGCACGGTTGCCAGCTCACCGATGTGGTCCTGATCGGGGTGGCTGGACACGACATAATCCAGTCGCTCGATCCCGTGCTCGCGGAAGAAAGACAGGATCACGCTGTCGACGGCGTCCTCTCGGTCTCCCATGTCGTAGAGCAGGCTTCGGCCGTCGGCGGTGATGATCCCCACGCTGAGCCCCTGGCCCACGTCGAAGAAGGCAATGCGAGTCAGCTCGCCCGGCTCCCTCCCGCCGCTCTCGTCGCCGATGAGCGAGGGGAGCGCGAGTGCGAGGATGACGAGAAGCAGGACGAGCGCCAGCGCGAGGATAACCCAGCGCAGGCGTCGAGAAGCACGACGGTTCATGATGCCGGATGGTTCGGGCGCGGCTCGTCACCGCGCGTGGCCTGCCAGACGTGGAGGATGCGTTGCAGCGTCGTCACGTTGGTCAGGATGGCCAGGATCCAGAGCGCCCAGACGGGCCGGTTGACGATGAGGAAGACGGCGAGCAGGATGACGCGCTCTGGGCGAGCGAAGAGCCCTACCTCGGCCTTGATCCCGACCGCCTCGGCGCGCGCGCGGGTGTAGCTGACCATGAGCGAGCCGACCATGGTGGCGTAGACCAGCAGGATGGGAACCGTGTCGGTGCCGGAGCGCAGCAGATAGAGCAGCACGCCGCCGTAGACGAGCGCCTCCGAATAGCGGTCCAGGGTGGAGTCGAAGAAGCCACCGAAGCGCGTGACCCGGTTGGTGACCCGCGCCACGGCACCGTCGAGCATGTCGAAGGCTCCGGCCGCCAGCGCCAGGATGCCACCGGCCACCAGGTTGCCGCTGGCAATCACGGCGGCCACGACCAGGTTCAGCAACAGGCCCAGTAGCGTGAAGCCGTTCGGGGAAAGGCGCGTGCGGGCCACCAGCAGCCCGACTCGCTGGAGTCGCAGCCGCACCCAATCTCCGACGAGCGAACTGATCATCGTCGTCCCCTACCCGGCTACTCGCGCGTCATAGAGAGCGACCGCGCCTCCGTAGGCCGCTGGCGGCCGTAGCGGCTCAGCGCCCGCTCGTAGACATCCAGCACCCGGCGCGCGATCACCGGCCACGAGTGCTCCTCGGCCCGGCGGCGGCCCGCCTCGCCCAGTCGCGCGGCCAACTCGCGGTCGGCCAGCACGTGCACCAGTGCCAGGGCGAGTGCTTCCGGGTTCTTCGGCTCGACGAGGAGCCCCTCCACCCCGTGCCGTACCACCGCCGTGTAGCCGTCGATGTTGGTAGCCACCACCGGCCTCCCCGACGCCATGGCTTCCAGCAGCACGATGCCGAAGCTCTCCCGGCCGGTCGAGGGTGCGCAGAAGACGTCGGCCGAGGCGTAGTACGAGGGGAGATCCTGCTTCGACACGGCGCCGACAAAGGTCACGTTGTCGAGCTCGTAGCGCTCCAGCAGGCGGTCGTAGCGCCACGCCTGACCAGGCCCGACGACCAGCAGGTGGACGCCCGGGAACTCCTGGCGGACCAGCGCGATGGCCCGGAGCAGATACTTCAAGCCCTTCCGCGACTCATTGTAGCGCCCGACGAAGAGTACGGTCGGCCCGGAGATATGGGCGTGCTGGATCTTTGGCACGTGCGGTCCGAACTGCTCGATGTCGATGCCGTTGGGGATGATCTCGTAGACCGCCGGGAAGTACTGGCTCACGAACTCCTCAGCCGACGGCGAGACGGCGATGCGCGCGTGCAGCTTGCCGTGGAAGAAGGAGAGCAGCGGCTTGCCGTAGAGGTAGGCCAGGTTGGACGAGCGCGCCGCGTGGAAGGTGCCGATGTTGACCGTCTTGGAGTGAAGGAGCACCATGAGCGGGAGCGTCGGCGCAAGCGGTTCGTGCAGGTGGATGATGTCGAAGTCCTCGTCGTGCAGGAACTCCTTGACCTTGCCCGAGATGAGGGGCGAGAGCGTGATGCGCGCGGTCGACCCGTTCGACGGTACCGGGACCGCCAGACCGAGCCGGTAGATGTGGCCGTCGTCTTCCTCGCCCTCTTCGTCGGAGCGCGGGGCGAGGATGCGCGTCTGGTGGCCGAGCGCCCGGAACTCCCGGTCGAGGTGCATGATGTGCTCGTTGACCCCGCCGGGGTAACCAAAGTCGAATGGCGACACGAGGAGGATCTTCATGGAACCCTTTCGCGCGGCCGCCCGCTGCGGACGTGAGGCGTTGTCGCTACCGCCATTGTACACGCCACCGGGCGCATCATCGGCCGGCGCACGGGCGGGCGACGATGCCATCCAGCCTGCGCCGGCGAACAGCCGGGCTGAATCGCCGCCGCGGCAGCGCGCGGCAGTATAGCGGTGCCGCGCTGGGCTGTCCATGCCCCACGGGAGAGGAGACGCGCCGATGAACTGGCCCGCCGGTCTGTTCGCAGCCGGACTCTGGGTGTTGCTCAGCGCCGTTTGGGCCACGCTGCAGCCCTCACTCTACCCAGTCTCAACCGCCCGCCTCGCGGGACGCGTCTTTCGGGATCTCGCACCCGCGCTGCTGCTCGGCTTGCTGGTAGCCCGGCTCGCCTGACCGGCTAGCCCTGCGACTCCTCCGGACCCGGAGTTGCCTCCGGCTGCCCGCCCTCGGCCGGGGGATGGGCAATCTGCGCCGGAATGACCACGGCGTCGCGGCCGATACTGATCACGGTGTCGATCGGCACGGAGACGTTCGGCCGGAACGGCCCGGTGAACCCGGCGCGGACAATCTCCAGGCCGGTGATGACCCCGCTCTGCTCGTCGACGAGCACGGTCGCCACCGAGCCGACGCGACTGCCATCCTCGCTCACGACCTTCAGTGAGCCGATCTCGCTCAGTGACGGGTACTGCCGGTAGCGGTGCTCCGTCTCGTCCCCCTGGAGCACGGCACGGCTCTGTACCATGACCGCGTCCGGCCCGATCGACTGCACGTCGCGTCGCTCCACCACGTTCGTGGTGCCTCCGATGAGGCCGCCGCTGTGGACGGAGAACGCCTGGATGGCGCGGTCGTCGATCGAGAAGAGGATGTCGCGCACGGTTCCCAACTGCTCGCCACCCTCGATCGCTACCACAGGCATCCCTTTGAGTCGCTTTGCATCCATGGCGCAGCCTCCCTCTGTGGTCCGGCGGCTCCCCCGAAAATCGCCGTGCGTCCCGGTGCCCCTCCGGAAGCAAAGGATGTGCCACTGCGGCGCGGGTGCGAGGGAGCGTCCGATGGCGCCACTCGACGATCGCCTCTTGACAAGGGGGTTCTTGGGTGATAGGGTTCATCACTAGAGTAATGAACCACAGAGGCAGGTGGCAGGACGGTGTTTGACGACCGAAGCCCGATCTACCGACAGATCGCGGAGCAGATCAAGCAAGCGATCCTGACCGGAGACCTCCAGGAGGAGGAACAGGTCATGTCGACCAACCAGTACGCCGCCTTCTACCGGATCAACCCGGCGACGGCGGCCAAGGCCTTCCAGGAACTGGTGGACGAAGGGCTCCTCTACAAGCGGCGCGGCATCGGGATGTTCGTCAGCCCCGGCGCGCGGGAGCGACTGCGCTCCCAGCGCCGCGAGCGCTTCTTCGCGGACGTGGTCGAGCCGATGGTGGCCGAGGCCCGGGCGATCGGCATCCCTCTGCGCGAGGTCATCCAGTGGCTGGAGCAACGGGAAGACGAGGAGGAGCGATGATCGAGCGCATCGACATCGACCGCCTGACGCTGCGGTACGGGGACGTGACTGCCCTCGACGGGCTGAGCCTGTCGCTGGAGGGCGGCAAGATCTACGGGTTGCTGGGGCGCAACGGCTCCGGCAAGACGAGCCTGCTGTCGGTCCTCGCCGCCTTCCGTAAGCCGACATCGGGGGATGTCCGAATCAATGGACATCCGGTGTTCGAGAATCAGGCCATCACCAGTCAGATCGCCTTCATCCGTGAGAGCGGCGACACGGTGGAGGACACCGAGAAGGTCGAGTCGGCGATGCGGTACGCCGCGTACCTGCGGCCGAACTGGGACGCCGAGTACGCCGCCCGGCTGCTGGAGCGTTTTGAGGTGCCGACGAAGGCCAGGATCGGGAGTCTCTCCCGGGGCAAGCGCTCCGCGCTCGGTATCGTGCTGGGTTTGGCTGCACGCGCGCCGCTGACGATCTTCGACGAGACGTACCTCGGGATGGACGCGCCGTCGCGCTACGCCTTCTACGACGAGCTCCTGAACGATTACATGGCGCACCCGCGCACGTTCATCATCTCGACCCACCTGATCGAAGAGGTGAGCCGGCTCTTCGAGAACGTCGTCATCATCGACCGCGGTCGGTTGGTCGTGCATGACGACGTCGAGACGCTGCTCAACCGCGGCACCGCGGTCACCGGCCCGGCCGACGTCGTCGATCGGTTCGTCAACGGGTACACGGTCATCGGCACGCGGCAACTCGGCCGGACGAAGTCGGCGTTGGTCTACGGGCATCTCGATCCTGAGCAGCGCGCCGAGGCCCGGGCTGCCGGACTCGATCTGGAGCCGCTGGCGCTCCAGGACTTGTTCGTCCACCTGACCGAACCGAGAGGAGACCAGTCATGAGCCAGGCAGCGATGACGCAGCGGACGCAGCGGAGCTGGCGCTTCCCCGCCCCGCTGGTGACCGATTACGGGGGCTTCCTCACTGCGGTGTGGGCCGGCGTGCTCGTGTTGACCTTCGCCGGGAGCCTGGTGTCTGCCACGTTCTTCGACCTCATTCCAGCCTCGGCGTGGGAGCTCATCACCCCTCCGGCGCGGGTGTATATGGCGGTCATCTCCGCGTTCGTGGTGTACAGCTTCCTGCCGCTGTACGTCAGCCATGGCCAGACGCGGCGTGGCTTCGCCATCGAGGGGCTCATCGCCCTGGTGGTGCATGCCGCTCTCGCCACGGTGCTGATAACCCTCGGCTTTGTGATCGAAGCGGGGTGGTACCGGGTGATGGGGTGGACGCGCGGGGTGCCCGACGGGCACCTCTTCACCTCTTACGGGAACCTGCCGCTGATCGTCGCTGAGTACGGGCTGGCGTTCCTGGTCTGGTCGGCGGCCGGGGCCTTCGCCGGGGCAGCGTTCTACCGGTCCAGCCATGGTGGGTGGCTCGCGCTGCCCCCTGCGCTGGCGATGGTGGGGATCACCGGCTCTGCCCTCGGCGAATCGCTGGGTCCCATCACCCGCTTCTTCCAGGGTCTGACGGGCACCGATGCCGCATCGCTGCCGCTCGCGACGGTCGTCTCGTTCGCCTGCGTGCTGATCGCGGTAGCAGGAACGTGGTTGCTGATCCGGGACGTCCCGATCCGTAAGCGCTAAGGCTTCCGCAACGCGCTGGACCACGCCGCAGCACCACCGAACAGTCATCCACATGTTGTCTCGTCGTTGCGCACGAGAGGGGGCGCGCATGATCTCTGCACGCGGACTGACCAAGCGATACGGCGACAAGATCGCCGTGGAGTCCCTCACATTCGATGTCAAGCCCGGGGTGGTGACCGGGTTCCTCGGACCCAACGGCGCGGGCAAATCCACGACGATGCGCCTCATCCTGGGCCTCGACGCGCCCACTGCCGGTTCGGTGACCGTCAACGGCCGGGCCTACCGCGACCTCCCGGCGCCGATCCAGGAAGTGGGGGCGCTACTCGACGCGGGTGCGGTCCAGCGTGGGCGCTCGGCACGACAGCACCTGCGTTGGGTCGCGCAGGCGAGCGGGATTCCGGTCCGGCGCGTCGATGAGGTGCTCGACCTCGTCGGCCTGAGCGACGTCGCCGAGAAGCGTATCGGGACGTTCTCGCTCGGCATGTTGCAGCGGCTGGGCATTGCCACGGCGCTGCTCGGTGACCCGCCGGTCCTCATGTTCGACGAGCCGGTCAACGGCCTCGACCCCGAGGGCATCGCCTGGTTCCGCAACCTGGTGAAGCGACTGGCTGCCGAGGGGCGGACGATCCTGATCTCCAGCCACCTGATGAGCGAGATGCAGGAGATCGCCGACCGTGTCCTGGTCATCGGCCGCGGCCGGATCATCGCCGACGCCTCGATCGACGATCTGGTGCGGCAGACCGGTGGCGACGCGGTGCGGGTGGTATCGCCGCGCGCGGCGGACTTCGTGCCGATCCTTGAAGCGGCCGGGGCCAGCGTCATGCCCGAGCAGGACGGGAGCCTCCTCGTAACCGGTATAGAGATCGCCGACATCGGCGCCCTTGCCGCCCGGCACGGGATCACGCTGCACGAGCTATCCCCGCGTCGTGCCAGCCTCGAGGAGGCATTCATGGCGATCACCCGGAGCAGTGTGGAGTATCAGGCGAAGCGGTCCCGGTCGACCGCCGTCGCAATCGCCGGACGGGAGGAGCGCATCGATGGCTAGCACGATCGTCGACATCCGGCAGAAGTCGACTCGTCTGCGACCCGCGATCCCACTCACCGCCACGCTGAGGGCAGAGTGGACCAAGCTCATGACGGTCCGGTCCACCTACGTCTTGCTTGCCCTGAGCCTGCTGCTCTCGGTGGCGGTGACCGCGCTCGTCTCCTGGGCGGCCGGCTGGTCCTGGAGCGAATGGGCCGAAGCCGACCGCGCCGCCTTCGACCCGGTCATCAACTCGTTCGTCGGGCTCCTGCTGGCGACGGTCTTGCTGGTCGCGCTCAGCGTGGGGTTCGTCACCTCGGAGTACACGAGCGGCATGGTGCGGCTGACGCTGACGACCACGCCGCGACGTGGCCGCGTGCTCCTCGCGAAGGCGGGCGTCATCGCGGCGGTGACGATGGTCGCGGGCGTCATCATCACCGTCGCAACGTTCCTCACGGGGCAGGCGGTGTTTGCGGCCTACGACGTTCCGACGGCGTCGCTGGGTGATCGGGATGCCGCGCTGGCGGTGCTCGCGACCGGGCTGACGACGGCGGTCTACCCGGTCATCGGCGTGGCGATCGGGTACCTGCTCCGCCGCACGGCCGTCGCCATCACCGTCACGCTCTTGCTGATGTTCGCGCCGGCCTTCTTCGGGCCGCTGCTGCCGCTGCGCTGGCAAGAGCGCGTGCTGGCCTACCTGCCTGGTCCGGCGACGGACAGCCTCGCATTTGGCCACCTCGCGACGGATGCCCCGATGTACCTGGAGCGTGGTATTGCCGCGGTGGTGGTCGCCGCGTGGTTGGTCGCGCTCCTCGGCGCCGCGTACCTGGTGCTGAACCGGCGGGATGTGTGACGCCGGGCCGGGCCTAGAGCGTGCCGCGGTAAAGCCCGCCGTCGACCAGGATCGTCTGACCGGTCACGTAGCTCGCGGCGGGCGACGACAGGAAGACCACGACCCGGGCGAATTCGTCCGGCTCGCCCAGGCGCCCCAGCGGGATGCCCTGGGCGTTGTCACGCAGCGCGTCGTCGAGGGCGATCCCCTCGCGCTCAGCCCGAGAGCGTGCCAGGTCGAGGATGCGGTCGGTGCGCGTCGGGCCGGGGCCGACGTTGTTGACGCGGATGTTGTAGCGGCCCAGCTCGTTGGCCATCGACTTGACCAGCCCGACCACCCCCGAGCGGGCGGTGTTCGAGAGGATCAGGCCGTCGAGCGGCTGCTTGACCGAGATCGAGGTGATGGTGACGATGCTGCCGCCGCGGTCTTTCAGGTGCGGGACCGCGGCCCGGCACATCCGCAGGGTGCTGAGCAGGTTCAGCTCGATCGCGTCGATGAAATCTTGCTCGCTCAGCGTCTCGAACGTGCCGGCCGGTGGGCCGCCTGCGTTGGTCACGACCGCATCGAGCTGGCCGAAGTGCCGGACCGTCTCATCGAAGACGCGGGTGATGTCCTCGGCGCGGCGCGCGTCGGCGGTCAGCGCCAGCACCTCGGCGCCCGCCTCCTCGCGGATCTCCTGCGCGGCCTGCTCGATCCGCTGCTGGTCGCGGGAGAAGATGGCGACCCGTGCGCCCTCCCGGGCGAACTCGAGGGCGACGGCCTTGCCCAATCCCTTGCTTGCCGCGGCGACGAGTGCCACTCGGCCGGTGAGTCCGAGATCCATGCTGCCCCTCCCCCACACGGCGCGGCGCCGTGCCGCGCCGGGCCTCACGTTCCACGCATGATGCGCGCACAGTGTAGCATGATGATAGCGGCGGGCTATTCGCCCCGCCGTGGTATTATCCCTGCGTGGTTACGCTCGCAGCCAAGAGTTGTAGCCGGTGCAGCGGGGCTGGGATTGGGTTGTGAGTCGAGGTAGCTTCTATCGTTCCAGCATGAATCGCCCGCGCGGGCGCCGCCGGTTGCGCCAGTACGGGCCGCGGGGACCGCGCCCGCACCGGATGCCGCCGCTGTTGCTACGCAGCCGCCGGCGGCGACGGGTATCGCCGTGGGGTATCGGGCGCTTCGCGGCCGCAACGTTTCTCGTCCTGCTGGTCCTGGTCCTTGGCGCTGCCGGTGTGGCCGCGGGGGGCGGCATCGCCTTCTGGAGCTATGTGACGGAGGGGCTCCCCAATATCGAGCAGGTCGAGGCCCGGCAGTTCGCCACGACCAAGATCTACGACCGCAACTGGAAGCTCCTCCACGAAGTCTCCGACCCACAGACCGGTTGGCGGACGCCGGTCGGCTATCAGGAGATCCTGGACCACATTACCCGGCAGCAGAGCGACCCCAACAAGCCGCATCGGGCCTGGATCTTCGACGCCACCGTGGCCGCCGAGGACGCCACCTTCTGGAGCAACCAGGGGGTAGACCCGATCGCGATTGCGCGCGGGGTTCTCATCAACCTCAGTGGGATCGGTTCCTCCGGCGCCTCGACCATCACGCAGCAGACCGTTCGCCTCCTCTACCCGGAGACGATCGGTATGGAGCGCAGCTACATGCGCAAGATCCGGGAGGCGATCACGGCCTACCGGTTCACTCAGCGCTACACCAAAGAGCAGATCCTGGAGATGTATCTCAACAACGTCTACTACGGCAATCGCGCCTACGGCATCGACGCCGCGGCGCAGGCCTACTTCAACAAGCATCCCTGGGATCTGACGCTGGCCGAGGCGGCGATGCTCGCTGGACTGCCGCAGGCGCCGAGCCTCTACGACCCGGTGCAGAACTACGAGCTGGCCAAGGCCCGCCAGCGCTATGTTCTGGACCAGATGGTCAAGGAGGGAATGATCACCGAGGAGGAGGCGGAGGAGGCCTACGCTCAGCCGCTCCATCCCCAGACGCGTGAGGGCCGCTACAACCTGGCGCCGCACTTCGTCAACTTCGTCAAGTACTACCTGGAGCAGCGCTTCGGGGCCGCCATGCTCTACCAGGGCGGGCTGACGGTGCGGACGACGCTCGACTTCGGCATGCAAGAGCGCGCCCAGCAGATCGTGGCCGAGCACATCGAGCGTCTGGCGCCCTGGGACGTCAACAACGGGGCTTTGGTCGCCATGCTCCCCTGGAGCGGGGAGATCGTGGCCATGGTCGGCAGTGCCGACTACTACAACGACGCCATCGACGGGCAGGTCAACGTGGCGGTGCGCGAGCGCCAGCCCGGCTCCTCGATCAAGCCGATCGCCTACCTGGCGGCTTTCGAGAAGGGCTGGCACCCGGGCACGATCATTCTTGACTACGACACCCGCTGGCCCACGCCCGGTGCACCGGAGCCGTTCTACCGCCCGCAGAACTACACTGGGCTGTACTACGGAGCGGTGAGCGTCCGCGAGGCGCTTGGCAACTCGCTCAACATCCCGGCGGTGAAGGCGCTCGACTTCGCCGGGATCGACAGCATGATCGATCTGGCCCACCGGATGGGGATTCGGACCGGGTTCCGGCGCGGCCCAGGGCACTACGGGTTGTCGATCGCGCTCGGCGGCGGCGAGGTGACGCTGCTTGAGCACACCAACGCCTTCGCCACCCTGGCCAACAACGGGCGCTACGTGCCCTATACCCCGATCCTCGAGGTGCGCGACATCTCCGGGAACACGCTCTTCTCGCTCGACCGGTCGCAGACGCTGGCGCAGGCCGAGCAGGTGGTCAAAGCCGAGCACGCCTATCAGATCACCCACATCCTCTCCGACAACAACGCGCGGGCGATGATCTTCGGCACGTGGACGCCGCTCACCCTGCCCGAGCTGGGCAACCGGCCGGTGGCCGCCAAGACCGGCACGACCAACGACTGGAAAGACGGCTGGACCATGGGATACACCACGGATCTGGTCGTCGGCGTCTGGACGGGGAACACGGACAGCCACCCCACCCGGCAGTTGGATGGTATCCAGGGGGCCGCGCCCATCTGGCACGACTTCATGGTCGCGGCGCACACCGACCCCGCGTTCGCCGAAACCCTCCTCGGGCCGGACGGCCAGCCGATACCGGAGGAGTTCCCGCGGCCGCCTGGCATCTACGAGGGACCGATCTGTGCGGCGACCGGGAAGCTGCCCGTCCCCGGTTTTCGGACGGTGACGGAGGTGCTGGTCCAGGGCGAGGGCCCGACGCAGCGCTGCAACCAGCTCACCGACTGGGAGCGCCGCGAGCTGACGGCGGCACTGCAGGACGTCGCGCGCAACGGTCGCTTTACCAGCCGGGGGATCCAGACCCTCTACGCCTACGCGGCCGCGGTCGGTATCGCACCGCCGTCGCCGACGCCGACCCCGACGCCGGAGGCGATCGAGACGCCGGTCGCCGAGCCGACGCCCGAGCCGAATCCGACCCCGCCGGCTGCCGATCCCGAGCCTGAGCCGCAGCCTAATCCCGAGCAGCCGCCCGACTCCGGCGAGGAGGGCGACGACTGAGCCGAGGCGTGCCCGTTACCCGTGTTACGGCGGGGGGCGTGTGATATAGTACACAAGCGCGGGGACGAGCCCCGGACGCCCGGAGAGGGAGCGAGGATGCTGCAAGGGTACGCGGTCATCGGGCTGATGCTCATCACAGCAATCCTGATGGGCTCGGTCCTCCTATTGCTCGGCCGGTTGATCCGACCGTACCGGCCCACCCCGGCGAAACTCC is a genomic window of Sphaerobacter thermophilus DSM 20745 containing:
- a CDS encoding GntR family transcriptional regulator; translated protein: MFDDRSPIYRQIAEQIKQAILTGDLQEEEQVMSTNQYAAFYRINPATAAKAFQELVDEGLLYKRRGIGMFVSPGARERLRSQRRERFFADVVEPMVAEARAIGIPLREVIQWLEQREDEEER
- a CDS encoding CDP-alcohol phosphatidyltransferase family protein; protein product: MISSLVGDWVRLRLQRVGLLVARTRLSPNGFTLLGLLLNLVVAAVIASGNLVAGGILALAAGAFDMLDGAVARVTNRVTRFGGFFDSTLDRYSEALVYGGVLLYLLRSGTDTVPILLVYATMVGSLMVSYTRARAEAVGIKAEVGLFARPERVILLAVFLIVNRPVWALWILAILTNVTTLQRILHVWQATRGDEPRPNHPAS
- a CDS encoding LysM peptidoglycan-binding domain-containing protein; the encoded protein is MGLALKPPGPGAARRLRALVPLVAIAAALLTGCLPRGTDTTETPTVIASPTSIPMLKIVTPTPGPPPVTPTPADQGAEDAPDEQATSNTYVVQPGDTLYGIAVQLNVDPQALAEANGITDPSWLQAGQVLIVPGRDEP
- a CDS encoding ComEC/Rec2 family competence protein produces the protein MNRRASRRLRWVILALALVLLLVILALALPSLIGDESGGREPGELTRIAFFDVGQGLSVGIITADGRSLLYDMGDREDAVDSVILSFFREHGIERLDYVVSSHPDQDHIGELATVLRRIPVGTYLDPAIENTNRAYLRGLQVVEEKGIPAQRARRGDAFELGERTRVEVLWPEPPFITDSDGEVHDNNNSVVLRVIDGDVRILLTGDIEEEAEEELLALDPSALRADLLQVAHHGSNSSSTMPFLDAVGARTAVISAGADNSYGHPHRETMQRLREAGMTVYRTDVDGTVVFVSDGTQIQLEGQEGTP
- a CDS encoding glycosyltransferase family 4 protein codes for the protein MKILLVSPFDFGYPGGVNEHIMHLDREFRALGHQTRILAPRSDEEGEEDDGHIYRLGLAVPVPSNGSTARITLSPLISGKVKEFLHDEDFDIIHLHEPLAPTLPLMVLLHSKTVNIGTFHAARSSNLAYLYGKPLLSFFHGKLHARIAVSPSAEEFVSQYFPAVYEIIPNGIDIEQFGPHVPKIQHAHISGPTVLFVGRYNESRKGLKYLLRAIALVRQEFPGVHLLVVGPGQAWRYDRLLERYELDNVTFVGAVSKQDLPSYYASADVFCAPSTGRESFGIVLLEAMASGRPVVATNIDGYTAVVRHGVEGLLVEPKNPEALALALVHVLADRELAARLGEAGRRRAEEHSWPVIARRVLDVYERALSRYGRQRPTEARSLSMTRE
- a CDS encoding ABC transporter ATP-binding protein; this encodes MIERIDIDRLTLRYGDVTALDGLSLSLEGGKIYGLLGRNGSGKTSLLSVLAAFRKPTSGDVRINGHPVFENQAITSQIAFIRESGDTVEDTEKVESAMRYAAYLRPNWDAEYAARLLERFEVPTKARIGSLSRGKRSALGIVLGLAARAPLTIFDETYLGMDAPSRYAFYDELLNDYMAHPRTFIISTHLIEEVSRLFENVVIIDRGRLVVHDDVETLLNRGTAVTGPADVVDRFVNGYTVIGTRQLGRTKSALVYGHLDPEQRAEARAAGLDLEPLALQDLFVHLTEPRGDQS
- a CDS encoding DUF3006 domain-containing protein; translation: MSPDRQDDLIATVDEIEEGASGERLAVLVFDDGQKLVVPLERLPDGTRDGSVLRARFRLDRRTERERRNEVRDLQRRLFGPEE
- a CDS encoding ABC transporter permease subunit, producing the protein MASTIVDIRQKSTRLRPAIPLTATLRAEWTKLMTVRSTYVLLALSLLLSVAVTALVSWAAGWSWSEWAEADRAAFDPVINSFVGLLLATVLLVALSVGFVTSEYTSGMVRLTLTTTPRRGRVLLAKAGVIAAVTMVAGVIITVATFLTGQAVFAAYDVPTASLGDRDAALAVLATGLTTAVYPVIGVAIGYLLRRTAVAITVTLLLMFAPAFFGPLLPLRWQERVLAYLPGPATDSLAFGHLATDAPMYLERGIAAVVVAAWLVALLGAAYLVLNRRDV
- a CDS encoding SDR family oxidoreductase → MDLGLTGRVALVAAASKGLGKAVALEFAREGARVAIFSRDQQRIEQAAQEIREEAGAEVLALTADARRAEDITRVFDETVRHFGQLDAVVTNAGGPPAGTFETLSEQDFIDAIELNLLSTLRMCRAAVPHLKDRGGSIVTITSISVKQPLDGLILSNTARSGVVGLVKSMANELGRYNIRVNNVGPGPTRTDRILDLARSRAEREGIALDDALRDNAQGIPLGRLGEPDEFARVVVFLSSPAASYVTGQTILVDGGLYRGTL
- a CDS encoding ABC transporter ATP-binding protein; translated protein: MISARGLTKRYGDKIAVESLTFDVKPGVVTGFLGPNGAGKSTTMRLILGLDAPTAGSVTVNGRAYRDLPAPIQEVGALLDAGAVQRGRSARQHLRWVAQASGIPVRRVDEVLDLVGLSDVAEKRIGTFSLGMLQRLGIATALLGDPPVLMFDEPVNGLDPEGIAWFRNLVKRLAAEGRTILISSHLMSEMQEIADRVLVIGRGRIIADASIDDLVRQTGGDAVRVVSPRAADFVPILEAAGASVMPEQDGSLLVTGIEIADIGALAARHGITLHELSPRRASLEEAFMAITRSSVEYQAKRSRSTAVAIAGREERIDG
- a CDS encoding PRC-barrel domain-containing protein codes for the protein MDAKRLKGMPVVAIEGGEQLGTVRDILFSIDDRAIQAFSVHSGGLIGGTTNVVERRDVQSIGPDAVMVQSRAVLQGDETEHRYRQYPSLSEIGSLKVVSEDGSRVGSVATVLVDEQSGVITGLEIVRAGFTGPFRPNVSVPIDTVISIGRDAVVIPAQIAHPPAEGGQPEATPGPEESQG